The window AGGGCCATAGAATAGAACTCCCTTTGAGGGCGACATCCCAAATTTCTCAAATTTCTCAGGATGCTCAACAGGATATTGAACTGTCTGCATCACAAGGCAAAACATATTTTAAAGTTTTGTTACGAAGAATAACATATATCTTATAGATAATAATTAATTTTGTATATAGCCGTACAACAGAGTACACTCAATTACCTCTTGAAGTTCTCTCTTAACATTCTCAAGACCTCCAATAGCATCCCAAGAAACATTGGGTACTTCAACAACCTAGCCAATAAAAACATAATCATGTTATGGATTCCATTAACAATGCTTTCAATCATAAAAAAACACCATCACTATAGAAAAAACAAAATACTTACCGTTTCACGGAGAGCAGATGGGTTACTTGTTCCGAGAGCAGTAGAGAAGTGTTCATTTGTAACTGCCATTGAGTTGAGTATCTCAGCATCTATTTCCTCATCTTCCAAGTCAATGACATCCATCTTCTCTCTGATGCACTGAAGTGCAGCCTCAGTACATAGAGCAGCAAGATCAGCACCAACATAACCATGCGTCTCCTTGCCAATCTTTTCCAGATCAACCTATACAGAGAAAACCACATTTATAAGCACTTTATCAAGTAAAAAAAAAAAAATCACAACTTGGAATTAAAAGAGTATAAGAACTATATCTAAGCTTACATCTTCAGCAAGCTTCATGTTCTTTGTATGAATACGAAGGACCTCAAGACGCCCAACTTCATCTGGAACACCGATATCTATCTCCCTATCAAATCTACCAAACCTTCTGAGAGCTGGGTCTATACTGTTAGGACGATTTGTAGCCCCCATAACAATTACATGTGCACGGGATTTAAGTCCATCCATAAGTGTCAAGAGCTGGGACACAATTCTCCTCTCAACTTCACCATGTGTCTTCTCTCTCTTGGGAGCAATTGAATCAATCTCATCAATAAAGATAATTGATGGTGCATTCTTCTCTGCTTCCTCAAAAGCTTTCCTGAGGTTGCTTTCACTCTCTCCAGCAAGTTTTGACATGATTTCAGGCCCATTAATGCAGAAAAAGAATGCCCCAGTTTCATTTGCGACAGCTCTGGCGATTAGAGTCTTACCAGATCCAGGTGGCCCATACAACAGAATACCCTTTGGTGGCTTCACACCAATTGATTTAAAGAGCTGAGGATGCCTCAATGGCAGCTCCACTAATTCACGAATCTGAGCCATCTGCTTCCTAACACCACCAACATCATCATAACCAACCTCATCTAATCTATCCTCATCCTCACGTCTTACAGGCTCTCCCTCACAGAAAATTTCAGTGTCTGGAGCAACAACACAATACTCAGAAGGATCGGTCTCAATAACCTTGAACTCTACACTCCTCATTCCTCCTCTCACAAGGAAGAGATCACCCTTCCTCACTGGGCGGTAGGCCTCCAAGAAATAAGCTGCAGTATGGATCAGAAGAGTAGGTAAATATACAACATAGAGAACCACATAGTCGAAAAAAAAAAAGCAACAGTGACCATCACATGGTAGAAAATGTGTTATATGACACATTTGCATGCTCTTTCAATAGTAAAGAGAAGTATCAAACTTTTCACATGTATCTATGATGTAATCGAATGATCCACTTGTTAATTACTCTAATCACAGCACAGCTGTAATTTTTATGGATGCCGACATAACAAAACAGCAGTCCCAACTGCAGAAGTTAAAACATTTAAGAACTACATTTTTGTTACTTGTTCAATACTGGTATAGCTCTGTAGCAAGCTCAAAACTATAGATATCTTTATCTCATGTATTCAGTTTTAGCTTTTGTTACAGCTGGGAATAAAAAGGTTTAGATAGGGACTCACGTTTCAAGTAGGCATCAAACAAACTTCCAGTGACACCTTCAATAGTGTCATCCACAGGGAGAATGTGCACCCGCTTTCCGTACTTGACATCAGCACATTGGTGGACAGAGACAACATCCCCAAGCCTAACCCTTAGGTTGCTCCTCACAACCTTGTTCATCCTAATCTTTGGTTCGTCACAAGTATCATCAGCAAGGGCAATGCAGATTGTATCCTTCCTTTTCTTTCCCTGAATTAATGACAGAAAAACAATTAGCTCTCATACTTCCAAATAATTATAATATCAAGCATACAGTCCAAAATTTAGATTTCGGCACCTAATCCCAGCTTAACGACCCATTATATTCCAACGAAACTAGAATTCATAAACATTCCGTCAAAAACAAACAGTACAAACACCTGAACTAGTACAAAAGCATAAACCTTTACATCAATACCTAACTTTCCGAACACCCAAAACACACCCAATCACCAGATCTCAAACAAAATGCACAAACCCATCAACCAAACTACAAACCATCCTTCACTCACTCCCCAAACCCTAAATTTCCCAGCTCGAAAACCAAAACACCCAAAATCCCATCAAATTTCTTCACCGGTATTCCAAATTACACCATCAAAACTGTACCTTGATGAGAATAGTGTCGCCCCTGAAGAGCTGGAGCTTCTCCATGGTCTCAGGGTGGAGCGCGACGACGGAGTTGTCATCGTTGATGGCCTCATCGACGACGAGGCGATTCGCCGCCTTCTTCCGCTCGAGAATCGCAGTGCTGAAATCCCTCTTGGTCCCCTTACTGCAACAAAAAACAAAGAATCGCAATCAGAAATCAAAAATCCCCAAATTCGAGAAATTAGGTCAAAATCGAGAAGAAGGGGAATTGGATCTGGGGGCTTACGGGTCGGACGATTCAGCTTTATCGGTCATGATTGAAGAGAGAGCAGGCGGAGGAAGACCGATGAAGACGAAGCAGAGAGATTGAGGAGGAGAGAGAGCAGAATAGAGAAGAGAGTGGGTGCTGTGTTGGGGGTTGGGATATTTATATAGAGAGAGCCCAAAGACTTTTAACTAGGTGTCTTGTTTGGAAAGAAAAGGTTTTTGGGTTTACTTCGTTTTTAGTCTAGGAATAATAATGCGAAAGATTTTTATGTTTAATTATAATTTGTAAGTTTTGTGTATTTCTCAATTGGAAAATTACAATTTCATGTTGAACAATGAATTAATACACCCATGAATTGGTTTTCCCAAGTCATATTTGATTTTGATTTTGATTTTGATTCCATGGAGGTATAGGATGGATTGTTCTCTTTCTTGGATTGGTTATGGATTGGTTTTATGGCTTTAAAATAATCATGTAAATTAGACCATAGGAATCTAGAATGTTCTATATACTTGTTTCTATGTAAGTGTGGATGCCGACTAAACTAATCCAATTAGCCTTGTATGTCCAACAAAATTGGGGCATCCAATATTTATATGAAAGAGATAAATTAATTGTTTTGCAATATTGGTAAATTACTTTGTAATTTTTTCTTTGATGCTTCAAAAGTTGGAAATAATATTCAACAAAATAAATCATAGCCTGAATTATAAGACAAGCAAATTAAGATAATGTGCAATTATTTTTGGGAAAATAATTTTTAAGGCCAAAAATTACTACATACACTAGTATTGTTAAGGCCAAAAAACAGTTTGAAAAGAAAATATGAGTAATGGCTATTAGAAATAACCCTCATTAGGAAAACATAAAATTACTTTGCATTGGAAATACATCTTTGATCATATATAAATTTATAAGATATAGATTCACTCTAAAAAAAAAGTAAAGAGTTGGATAAAGACTTAACCCGAGTATCCCTTTAACCCTCATTTAAGAAAGTAATAATCTCAAAAAAGAGGAAAGTAATGTTCATAGGATAAAGGCTTGAGTTTGGAAAATGGAAACCCAAAGGAACAGAGAACATATGGGATTGGGCTGGGCTGTCCTGCAAATTGGCCAATTTTTTAAAGCACCCAACGCACTAGTGGATCTTTTACTTCAAAAGGAGAAAAGAGTACCAACCACCAACTAGTTCTTCACACGTATGCAAGTATGCAACACACACAGACCTTCATTGTCTGTCAGCATATTCAATGGTCTAGATTCACATATAACACAAACAAAAACAGAATGTTCCATAATAGGATCATGGAATTACATAGCTCTGATTGGTTTATGCGTATGAAATATCTCTTTACATCTCAATCTATAGCACTAGAAATTCCAAAACTAGACGAAAATGTGATGGCAGGCAACCCATATAGTGACACACATTTCTTCATTTCAAGAAAATGGACAAACATGAACGTAAGCGCCGCACCAGCCCATCTTGTATCTGATAAAAGAAAACAAAGGAAACTGACAACCTTGCCTTATTGGAATATGCAACAAAGATTTAAGAACCGAATATGCAACAAAGATTTAAGAACCCTAGTGATTGACATTGAAGTCTTTGAAGCTAAGCCCATGTTTCTCTTGGATTTTAGCCTTCACATCATCTATGAATCGAACAAAGTTTCCATTTGATGAACCATCTTTATCCAACGCACTCTCCAATGTGTTCTTGACCTTCCTGGCATTCCTCCTCAATTCCTCACTTGACTTTCCACTCATCAAACTGTTCACCTTCTCTTTCACCTCCTCCTCTGTGATCGATTTCCGATCACAAAGGTTAATCCCCACCTTCCAATCATCGACGACTAGTTTCCGATTGGTGAATTGGTCAGTCAACAATGGATAGCACAACAATGGGAGGCCGCGCCACATACTTTCCAATATGGAGTTCCATCCACAATGTGTTAAGAATCCTCCAATTGCAGGGTGTGAGATGACTTCAATTTGACTACACCATGACACAATCAACCCTCGATTTTTGATCTCATCTTCGAATCCGACGGGTAGGATTTGGGTCTCATTGGAGCTGACAATATCAGGTCGAAGAACCCAAATGAAGCCGACTTTGCTTAGCAAAAGCCCGTTGGCTATTTCCTCTATGTCTCTTTTGCTAGCGTGTGCATAGCTACCAAATGAGACATAGAGAATTGAGCCATCCGGTTTAGTGTTGAGCCATTCGATGCAGTCAAATTCGGACCAGAGGCTCGTGGCCACGGTGCTCTTCGTGAATCCATTGGGGAAAATAGGGCCAATTGCATAGGTAGGTTGCTTTTCTTGAAAGGCAGATATGGTACCTGATTCAAGCTCTTGAATTGTGTTACAAAGAATGAAATCTGCCCTTTTAACTTCCTCAAATGCCTTGAATATGATCCTGTGAACTACGGATGTGACATCAGTTGCTTGAAGGTATGACATCAAGTCTTTTGGTTCAATTGCTTTCACACCTGGAATGTAGTCGATTGTATCTTGCCGATGATTACCTACATAGAAAAATTACTAATTTCAGTAAAAAGTATTTCATATATACGTTATATAGTCATACCATTAACGGATTAACCTCAAATATATATGTTTAAACTAAACTTCACATGAGAGTGAGACTTGCTCCCTACATTGTCCGCTTCCGATGAGTTAATTGTGTCCCATCCCTTATTGATATAGTACACATATACAATGTCAAGACCAAAAAGTTACCTACATGCATGGAAGTTAGATTTTGTAGACATTGCTATAAGATTAGCAATTCGGCCGGACTCAAAACTATGAACTGCAGATCTTAGAAGGAGGTGGAGGCAAGAAGCAGGGAATAAAGATATGGTTGAGAGTTGAGAGTTGAGACACTAACCAGGAGAAGCAAAGTGACCATTTTCTCTGAGGAGGTATATATGGTAGTAGAGGGTTAAGACCAGAACTGGTTCAGTCCAAAATGACACGTTCACAAGGTTATACTTTGCTGCTATCATTGTTGGCCACACAAAGAAAGTGTCCGCTATCAAGCAGGTGACCGGTGGGTCGGATCTGACTAGTTCTGCTACAAGTTCATCCACATGAGCTGGGAAATCATGCAGGACACCTTCCCAAAACTGGTCGTGGTTGAGGGATCGATCGAATCCGATAGGAAAACCATCACTGATCGTTACATAACGTATGTCGAGGCTCGATTTACACACCCCGTCGAAGATGTTAACGTCTTCTGAGGGGGTATCGAGACTTTGGGACTTGATTATTTGGTGGTGAACTGCCCGAGTGTTGACAAAGGTGACTGTGAAACCGTTTGATGCGAGCTTGATTGCGAGATGGACTGCTGGGATTACATGGCCTTGGAGAGGGTAGGAAAATAGAACAGCATGAGGCTTTGAGTGATTGTTCTCCATCTCAAAACTCAAAAGCTGCCTGTGTTTTTGGCGAGAGGAGGATGAAAATGATCACAATTAGCTAGCAGTGAGATATTTTGAACTCGAAGTTGAATAGTATAAGCTCCCAATAAGACTAGAGCTATATATGCAAGTATAGCAAGGTTAATTTACCTCCTATGGTTAACTACTTATAGAAATAACTTTCTGGTGATTTTGCCTAGAACTTGGCTTGATCGATCGGCCATATTGCTCCAGGTGCGTAGCTTAACCTGTCACTGTTCTAAAAAGACAAAGGAAGAGGTAATTCTGTAATCCACTGGATGCTTTACGATGTGCTTTCGTGGTTCC of the Fragaria vesca subsp. vesca linkage group LG6, FraVesHawaii_1.0, whole genome shotgun sequence genome contains:
- the LOC101293615 gene encoding cell division cycle protein 48 homolog, with translation MTDKAESSDPKGTKRDFSTAILERKKAANRLVVDEAINDDNSVVALHPETMEKLQLFRGDTILIKGKKRKDTICIALADDTCDEPKIRMNKVVRSNLRVRLGDVVSVHQCADVKYGKRVHILPVDDTIEGVTGSLFDAYLKPYFLEAYRPVRKGDLFLVRGGMRSVEFKVIETDPSEYCVVAPDTEIFCEGEPVRREDEDRLDEVGYDDVGGVRKQMAQIRELVELPLRHPQLFKSIGVKPPKGILLYGPPGSGKTLIARAVANETGAFFFCINGPEIMSKLAGESESNLRKAFEEAEKNAPSIIFIDEIDSIAPKREKTHGEVERRIVSQLLTLMDGLKSRAHVIVMGATNRPNSIDPALRRFGRFDREIDIGVPDEVGRLEVLRIHTKNMKLAEDVDLEKIGKETHGYVGADLAALCTEAALQCIREKMDVIDLEDEEIDAEILNSMAVTNEHFSTALGTSNPSALRETVVEVPNVSWDAIGGLENVKRELQETVQYPVEHPEKFEKFGMSPSKGVLFYGPPGCGKTLLAKAIANECQANFISIKGPELLTMWFGESEANVREIFDKARGSAPCVLFFDELDSIATQRGSSSGDAGGAADRVLNQLLTEMDGMSAKKTVFIIGATNRPDIIDPALLRPGRLDQLIYIPLPDEESRLQIFKAALRKSPVAKDVDLNALAKYTQGFSGADITEICQRACKYAIRENIEKDIERERRRSENPEAMEEDVEDEVPEIRAAHFEESMKFARRSVSDADIRKYQAFAQTLQQSRGFGTEFRFPETGSAAATTGSDPFATSSAGADEDDLYN
- the LOC101293910 gene encoding UDP-glycosyltransferase 86A1-like; protein product: MENNHSKPHAVLFSYPLQGHVIPAVHLAIKLASNGFTVTFVNTRAVHHQIIKSQSLDTPSEDVNIFDGVCKSSLDIRYVTISDGFPIGFDRSLNHDQFWEGVLHDFPAHVDELVAELVRSDPPVTCLIADTFFVWPTMIAAKYNLVNVSFWTEPVLVLTLYYHIYLLRENGHFASPGNHRQDTIDYIPGVKAIEPKDLMSYLQATDVTSVVHRIIFKAFEEVKRADFILCNTIQELESGTISAFQEKQPTYAIGPIFPNGFTKSTVATSLWSEFDCIEWLNTKPDGSILYVSFGSYAHASKRDIEEIANGLLLSKVGFIWVLRPDIVSSNETQILPVGFEDEIKNRGLIVSWCSQIEVISHPAIGGFLTHCGWNSILESMWRGLPLLCYPLLTDQFTNRKLVVDDWKVGINLCDRKSITEEEVKEKVNSLMSGKSSEELRRNARKVKNTLESALDKDGSSNGNFVRFIDDVKAKIQEKHGLSFKDFNVNH